Genomic DNA from Marinobacter sp. LV10MA510-1:
CCCGCGCGGAAGCCCGTAGGCTCGGTACAATGCTAGATCAAGGGATTGATCCCCGTCTTGAAAAGAAACAGCGCCTTGATGACCTGAAGCAGGAACAGAGCGAATCTAAGCGAGCTGATGTCATCGTCGCTGATGCCTGGGCTGAATATATCGAGTCACGCAAACCCCGGTGGAGTGAGCTTCACCTGAAGGATCACCATAAGATAAGTCAGGCCGGTGGTTTACCCCGCCAGCGTGGAACGGGAAAGACACAGCCCGGTGCATTAGCCCCACTAATGAAAATGAAGCTGGCGGATATAAGCGCGGGCACCGTGGGACCGTGGCTGGCAAAGGAAGTTGAAACCCGACCTACCCGCGCTCGATTGGCGTTTGCTCTATTTCGCGCCTTCCTGAACTGGTGCGACGATAATCCCCGCTATCAAGGCTTATGTAGCCCCGAGTCCTGTTCAAAACGAATTGCAAAACAGACGTTACCCCGCAAAGGCGTAAAAGCTGATTGCTTGCAGCGCGAACAGTTGCCCGCCTGGTTCAACGGTGTCCAGCAAATCCACAACTCCGTTATTTCTGCTTACCTTCAAATCCTGATGCTCACCGGTGCAAGGCGTGGCGAACTGGCAACCCTGCGTTGGTCAGACGTTGATTTTCGGTGGGAGAGCCTTTCTATTCGGGACAAAGTAGAAGGGCAGCGCGTTATACCCCTGACGTCTTACGTGGCCTTTCTGATTGACTCACTACCGCTCCGGAATGAATGGGTATTCTCAAGTCCCACTGCAAAGCGTGGGCACTTAGTAGAGCCGCGTTCACAACACCAGAGGGCGCTAACAATCGCCGGAATAGAAGGGTTGAC
This window encodes:
- a CDS encoding tyrosine-type recombinase/integrase; the protein is MRVNLTAGRIEGFKCPTDTKQCFLWDSTVPGLGVRATVKAKAFIYQGRVDKKAIRLTIGDIRTWGIDEARAEARRLGTMLDQGIDPRLEKKQRLDDLKQEQSESKRADVIVADAWAEYIESRKPRWSELHLKDHHKISQAGGLPRQRGTGKTQPGALAPLMKMKLADISAGTVGPWLAKEVETRPTRARLAFALFRAFLNWCDDNPRYQGLCSPESCSKRIAKQTLPRKGVKADCLQREQLPAWFNGVQQIHNSVISAYLQILMLTGARRGELATLRWSDVDFRWESLSIRDKVEGQRVIPLTSYVAFLIDSLPLRNEWVFSSPTAKRGHLVEPRSQHQRALTIAGIEGLTLHGLRRSFGTLSEWVEVPAGIVAQIQGHKPSATVEKHYRQRPLDLLRQWHEKIEVWILEQAGITFEAPVIGKRLRAV